One genomic region from Asterias amurensis chromosome 7, ASM3211899v1 encodes:
- the LOC139939539 gene encoding uncharacterized protein, producing the protein MAIKNHHKYVLTLAVGSYSLMTMVATLIYIDVIKVHKVHVLSFKDVDIGRSQVELTNSTKSTIGPTTMTNMLNKTDVNTTSLKKVLYLDRGQECLNTELKGRNCSSPDWFPGDGTNDRYFKQCLKTVITHDDICFERTGKKKNVFLLLLVSSLPSHFERRQAIRETWGKQRVFFGKQTVLLFTLATETTNATEVHKRVNEENERHGDIIQAEFRESFHNLTLKVVFGLKWYSKGSFDFVLGLVKCNVASFELTK; encoded by the coding sequence ATGGCTATAAAAAACCACCACAAATACGTTCTCACCCTCGCAGTCGGTTCATACTCCCTTATGACAATGGTTGCGACCCTTATTTACATTGACGTCATTAAGGTACATAAGGTACATGTACTCTCGTTCAAAGATGTCGACATCGGTCGGTCGCAGGTCGAGTTGACCAACTCCACAAAGTCCACAATTGGACCGACCACCATGACAAATATGTTGAATAAGACTGACGTTAACACAACATCCCTGAAGAAAGTGTTATATCTCGATAGAGGACAGGAATGCTTAAATACGGAATTAAAAGGACGGAACTGTAGCAGTCCAGACTGGTTTCCAGGAGATGGAACCAACGACAGATATTTcaagcaatgcctcaaaacggtGATAACACACGacgatatttgttttgaaagaacagggaagaaaaaaaatgtattcctTCTATTGCTGGTCAGCTCCTTACCGAGTCACTTCGAGCGCAGGCAGGCCATTCGGGAGACATGGGGAAAACAGAGGGTTTTCTTCGGGAAACAAACCGTCTTGCTCTTCACACTTGCAACAGAGACAACGAATGCAACTGAGGTACACAAGAGAGTCAACGAAGAGAACGAAAGACACGGAGACATCATCCAAGCAGAATTCAGAGAGTCCTTCCATAACCTCACCTTGAAAGTGGTATTCGGATTGAAATggtactcaaaagggtcattcgatttcgttttgggattagtcaaatgtaatgttgcgtcattcgaattaacaaaataa